TATACAGACAAATTCTGGTGTTTGTTACAACTGAGGCACAATGATCAGTTACAGGTTTCCAGTGAACTGGTAGGCGGATCAGATAAGTTTGGGAAGAGGCAATCTTGCAGAAATACAGCTCCATCTCCGCTGTCCACCAAAAGATATCTTTCACTGAATGGCTCAATGACTTGCATATTCATCCTATCTCTCAGTAAACAGTACCCACCAAGTTCCCGAATCGACGGAATCCCGTCTTTTAACACCTGTGGATAAAGCAGTATATCAATTGCAGGCACTCACGATGCACATCGTAGAACAATCCAAGGACTTTTATCATCTTTTTCCTATCTGATCCACAAAAATAAACCAGAAAATGAGCAACATGATTCAATGGATAAAAGGTTGCATAGTGAACTCTCCGCCACGTTAAAATGGCAACAGGACAGTGGTGAAATAAAAATAGCCAACACATTTACATCAAGCAACAAATGTGCAATTTGACAATGATACCTGCATTCATGCATCACTGTGCTCTGAAGCTTCCTCAGAATCGGACAAGGGCAAGAGGGTACATATCCCAAGCACATGCCCATTAAGGCACACATAATACTCGATTGCATCTTCATAAGCACCCAATCTACAGCTGGCACTTGCTGGTACCATATTCGCTTGCAACATGCTCCACAGTTTTGCCTTACAGTAAGGGCATACTTCTGTCTGATGAAGCTGAGCCTCCCTCTTAATTAACATTTTACGAACTTTTGAGCTAGCAAAGGATTTAAATATCCCCCGAAAAAACCCAATATCTCCCTCATCTCCTTGGTCAAGATGCTCACAAGGATCAGAAACATACAAAACATCTGTCCTGCATTGTGGTAACAGAAAGCTTTTTCCAGAGGTCCTAGAGAACCTAGTCCTGTAAACAAAGTGTCCTGGAATATGGATGTTGTTGAATAAGCCACCTTTAGTACACCCAGAGCAGTAAATAAGAAGCTTTCCAAGAGCTCTCCAGTTCCCATCAACACTATGACTCCCACTAGACTGTAAATCAAGCATCATTTTTGGAGCTCTTGTCTTACAAAACTCCTTCCACAGCACTCTCTTTGCAAGATCATCAAACCATTTGCAAACACAAGATAGAGTTGCAACCAACTTGGGGTTCCAATTCAATCGCTGAAAAACCAGAAATATAACTTCTTCGCTGAGATGCCCTTTTGTGCACAAACAACTAGCCGAGTGTATGCATCGATATTGTTTAGTAATGATCATTGTTTACAACTGCAGCCAGCATAATTGAAATGACAACAAAAGTTAGGTTATATATTCTAAAACTTTCACAAAGATGACATCAAATGCCAAGATACTTCAAATGGCTGTAAAAAAGGGAAGAAGTGATCTGAATAATGGTTGTTTAGtggcataaacaatgaaaataTAGAAGAGATCGAAAAAATCAGTCATTCACGACCACTGATGAAGGCTTCCTCGAAAAGTTAAGGATTTGTAATCCTTTTGAGAAATCGAATGGATATGACTCTAGTCAACAAGCCTATACACAAATCAGTCATGCTAGTATGTTTGAATACAGGATTAAAGGATTTTAAAAAGCCCATTGATAGCAAGTAATCTGTCTACTTAGTCGCTTGATAAGTTTACTTTTACTACATCACTATCAATTGATTAAAGACAGAATTATATTTTGTTAATTAAATCATTTACCTGTTAACACTTATCAACAAAAAGTAATTTACCGATCAATGGTTTTGCAGAACATAAAGACGAGAACACACTTCCCCAGGCCATGTTGCTATTATAGGTTACAGAAATGAGCAAAATGCAGAAGTACCAGAAAAAAGGTTTTCCAAGATGGCCATCAGTCACTTTGAACAAAAGGGTTCAGTGAGGCGAATATAGCATATATACTGCTCCAGAACTAGTGGTACTCAACAGATGGCCCGTGACATAAGATAAATAAAGAATTTACAGAAAGTTCAGAAGAATAAGACCCAGTAAGCTGAGGATGAGTAAAGATAATTTAGTTTTAAACAACTTGAAAGAGATTTGGACTCTAGAGGATGGAAATCTAAATGTGGCACAAGCTCGGAACTCAGAAGTGTTTGGTTTCATAGCCATTAAAAGATGAACTTACAGGTCCCAGAAGCAGATGGAATGTACTTATGGCTGGCTTTACCTGTTCTAGCTCCAAATAAACATAGGATCATAAATGTTTTTCTAAGAAGGCGGGTCATAATAGAACACAATAGTATCAAATGTAGAGGTGAACAATACGCTTCAGTGGGAATTGggaaagcaatttttttttttaagacgaAGAGCAACTTGCCGACACATAAAGGAATTGTGAATGATAAGAAGATCTCAGTTGTAGGTTGCTTTTACACTTCATGTACATTTGGTATGAAGTAaaatgttttgttggaaaacatTCCTTAGATCATTTTGTAGTGTTTGGTTAGTTAAAAGTACGTGATAAACGGTAATGTGCAACCATTAGTATATGCAATAAGTATTGGCTGACACTTTTAAGGATTAAGGGTTGAAAATAACGTCCAAGTGTTTATTTAAGCTACTAGTAGAAGTAAGGCTGTAAGAGTTTGGACATCCATAAAGTGAAAAAAGTTCCTATCCCCATCCCCCTTTTGGTGGAATAGATCCCTTGGAAAAAACATCTTCCACAGTTCAATGTGACCAAACATTTGAAAATGAGTTCGTCAAGGAAACATTTTTTTGCAATACATGACTCATGCCAGGAAAAAACAAATCTAGACTGTACATATCACATCAAGCCTTTATAAAGAATGAATAAAGAGCAATATTGTTCATTTTGTATATTTAAAACCATGTTAGATACAAACAAGTTTAAATTTATTAGAAATTATAATCTGTCATTTGAAcaattggaattttttttttttactaaacatATCACATTTATGACTTCCACTCCACCAAACAAACTAAATATTTTCTCTGAAATTAGGAGATAAAATTAATGTTTTCCCTTACTTCGTGAAAATGTTAGCGTTTTATACCAAAATATCAGATTAGTACAAGCAACAAATTGCACTACCACATAagatgcaaaaaaaataaaaaaaaaaacttcatcgAACAAGATAAAATTATGAAAATTGGAGCAAAGGTCTTATCATTCAGCTAAATCAAACAAAACCCTAACAATACAGCTCACATTTCTAATCCTACTTTAATATTTCAAAATCATAAATTAGGGTTTGTGTAATCACTGAGTGAAAAAAGAGAACTTACGAGATAAGAGATCGGAGAAGTTGGCCGACGAGATAATCGGTGGAAGCTAAAAGTGGTGGGTTCAATGGACTTAGGACAATGAAATTGACTGAACCGTTTAAGCTGACGTCATTAGGAATTTGTCCAGTTCAAACCAATCAAATGATATTTTGGGACCCGTTTGGCTAAGAAGAGGATACTTGGGCTTGTCAACATCACTTGCATGGCCCAATTCCATCGATATACCAATCATCCCATGGCTAATTCCCTTTATTCGGTGCTGCTCTTTAATTTACGTCCCCCAAATTGGTGGTCTATTTTTGCCCTTCACTAAAATTTTTTGATTTCCGGTTCGAATTTCTATTTAgttaaaaatttaaaagaattttACAAGGTACAGTTTCGTAACAAAATTAAACCTATTCAAGCTAAAATTAGACCTTCAGGCATATTTTGAAACCTAAGTAAAGTTTACAGTTAAACTCTTCCTGATCAACGACTCAATCTCTGAATGATTAGGGatagttttgccttcaggcataagcCAAACTCTCCCTTAAAGCAGAGTTTTGTCTTATGCCTGAagacaaaactctaccttaaggtagaggtttgcattaagacaattttttttttaactcagtTAGAATTTTATAAAACTTTGTCTTAAGGCTTAACTTTGatccgaataggcctaattttgcaacgaaattctgccttgtgatttttttttcttactgaGCCGGAATTCGAATCTCAAACCTCATGTATTAAGCG
Above is a genomic segment from Lycium barbarum isolate Lr01 chromosome 12, ASM1917538v2, whole genome shotgun sequence containing:
- the LOC132622214 gene encoding EID1-like F-box protein 2 — its product is MIITKQYRCIHSASCLCTKGHLSEEVIFLVFQRLNWNPKLVATLSCVCKWFDDLAKRVLWKEFCKTRAPKMMLDLQSSGSHSVDGNWRALGKLLIYCSGCTKGGLFNNIHIPGHFVYRTRFSRTSGKSFLLPQCRTDVLYVSDPCEHLDQGDEGDIGFFRGIFKSFASSKVRKMLIKREAQLHQTEVCPYCKAKLWSMLQANMVPASASCRLGAYEDAIEYYVCLNGHVLGICTLLPLSDSEEASEHSDA